DNA sequence from the Cohnella herbarum genome:
TATTTGATCGAGCCCGTTACGTTTAAGGAGCGTTGGTTTAACGCGTTCTATTGGGTTATGACCACGATTGCGACCGTAGGTTATGGCGACTTCTATCCGACCACCGTGCCCGGCAAAGCGTTCGCGATGTTCCTGTACGTGTTCGGGATCGGACTGCTCAGCTTGGTCATCGGCAAAATCATCGATTATTTCGTGGAGATTCACCGTAAGAGGGAGGCCGGACTATTGAAATACCAAGGTAATCAGCACATTATCCTCATTAACTGGAGCAAGAAGGCGAAGCTTGCCGCGGAAGAGATCTTATCGACCGACGAGGATATCGAGATCGTGATCGTTGACGATTCTGACAAGCATCCGTTCGACCATCCTAAAGTGTTTTTCGTCAGCGGCGATCCGACATCGGTCGATACGCTTGAGAACGCAAGCGTTCATAAGGCCCGCGCGGCGATCATTTTCTCGGATTCCCGAATCGACGATACTTCGCTCGTAGACGGTAAATCGCTGTTGATCGCATCCAGTATAGAAAAGCATGCTCCGGAAGTACATACGACGGTTGAAATCGTTCTGGAAAAACACATACAAAATTTCCGTCATGTCAAAGTGAACGAGTTCGTGCTGTCTTACGACGCGGTTTCCCGGTTGGCCGTAAGGGCGGCATTGCACGAAGGCAATATCGAAATATTCACCCAGTTGCTCAGCCGGCAAGACGGCGACGATATGTTCGCGATCAAAGCGGACGCCGCTTGGAAAACCTATGGCGATGCTTTCCAGGCGCTGCTGCTGAAAGGCGCCACGTTAATCGCGGACGGGAGCGACATGGGGATCAACCGCAAACTGAATGCTGCGATTCCCGCCGATGCGAGGTTATACGTAATTGCGGATAAAGAGACGATAACGGCGCTTCGCCAAGAGGGGAGGTGACGGGATCGATGATACGGCTTCATTATCAGGAATGGTCCGAATCGTTAGGACGCGTGGAGCAAGAGCTGCTGGAGGTTTATGTTTCCCGGGAGGAGTTGTTCCTGCGCAAGCTAGTGAACGCGACCGTGATCCGGAACCGGATGTTCGAGCATACGTCCAACGAATCGGAAAATAACCGAGAGCATGCGATATACGCGAAGCCTTTCAGGGATTACGATGTGGAAGCGTACGGTTCGGCGATCTGCAAACATGCCTTCGAATTCGTTGATGTAGGTCATTCGATAGAACCCGTTTTCTGCGTTTGGCATAATGGCGATTTCAACGTGAAGTCGATGCTGTACGGGATTGCGGGGCCTATGGATATTTCGCAGCTTCTGCTCGATCATTATTTGATCGAATACGGCAATTCGTACGAAGTCATCTACACGCTGTTCGATCACGAGAGGAAAAAGGTGCTTTTTTTCTTGAAAGAGGTGAAGGACTAAATGACGCAAGAAGAGAAGAAGCCGTTTAGGATCAATTCGGGCAAGCTGGCCGCGTTAACCTTGCTGCTGACCGTGCCGGTCATGATGACGGGCTGCAATCAATTGACCGCGAGCAACGAATGCGATCCGGATTACGAAGAGTGCGTATATGACGACGCCGACGGTATGTATTATGGCGTGATATCGAAGAAGAAGTATAAATCCAGCTCCAGTTCCAAGTTCAAATCCAGCTCTTCGAAATCCCAACCCTTCAACGGGTTCGGCAGCGGCGGCGATAACAGCTCCGGAGGTTGAGGCGCGATGCGCAAGATGTTCCACATGGCTTTGACGCATGACGAGGTGTTCCAAGGAACGATAGCCGAAGCGATACCTTACCACCGGATGTACGGCAAGGAGTACTGCCTGCCCTCTTTTCTTCTCTATGCTCCGGATGAAGTACAAAGAATAGCGATAGCTGCGGAGCGGGTGAACGGGGTTTACGATAAGGCGCTTCGTTTCGCGCAAAGGTATTTGCCGGACGAATTCTTCGAACGGTTCTTGGGGATTCCTCCTTCGTTGATTCCGTCTTCCCGCGTCGAAGTGCCGTATCATGCGGTTTCCCGTCAGGACTGGATCGTAAATGGGGAGCTGATGAAATGCATCGAGAACAACAGCGACACCCCTTCAGGGATTCCGGAAACGGCATGGCTAGCGGAAGCCTTGATCGGTCGATGCGCAAGATTGGGCAACCCGTCCGAAGGGATGCGCGCGGCGATTCAAGAGGCATTCCGGCAGTTGCTCGGCCATTACGCGGATTCGGGGCTGACAGGCACTCTGGCTTTCAGTTGCTACGACTGGCATATCGAAGACAAGACGAACACGCTGTATGTTATGGAAGCGGTTCGCGAACTCGGTTACCCCGCGGAATTCGTCCCTCTGGATAAACTGGAAATCGTTCCGGAAGACGGGCTTTACTCGGATGGGCGTCGGATCGACGTGCTGTACCGGTTGTATCCGCTTGAGTATCTTGTACACGACCGGGAAGAAGCCTCGGATTTTCCGATCGGCGAGGCGCTTCTTAAGCTTGTCGAAGACGGTAAGCTTGGTTTGATTAATCCCGCTCAGAGCATCATTACGCAGAGCAAAGGATTCATGGCGCTCATATGGTCGCTATACGAAAGGAACCATCTAACGGAAGAAGCGGTAGGCTTCACGCTATTCGGCAAGGAAGAATGCGAAGCGATCGAGAACTATTTGTTGCCTACATATTTCGAGAAAACCGTATTCGAAGCGACGGGCGCTCCTTATGTATCCAAGGGCTTCTGGGGACGGGAAGGCAAAGGAGTTACGCTCTTCGATTCCAAAGGGGATGCGGAAAATCCTTCGGAGTGGGGAAGCGACGACGATACGAAAATCCGGGAGTATTACGAGAATCAGCCGAAGGTCTATCAGCTTCGATGCGAGATGGAAGCCGCCGAAGTGCCGACCGAGAACGGCAAGTATTCGGGTTACGTGTTAACGGGAGCTTATGTCATAGGAGGCCGTTACGCCGGTTTACTGCCTCGGATCGGGGAAGCCGTTACAGGGGACATGGCGTATTATTGTCCCGCTGCTGTTGAGATAAGGGAGGAATCGTAAATGGATAATTTGGCCGAAGATTTGTTGAACGTCGCGATCGGATTGGGCGTTCTGCTCGTCGTGTTGGTCGTAGGAGCGTTCGTATTCAGCAAGCTGACGAAATTCAACGACTCGGAAGAAATCAATAAGGGAAATCAAGCGGCAGGACTTTATTTCGGAAGCAAGCTGCTTGGGCTGTGCATCATTGTGGCTATGGTTTCTTATAGCTCGGACTCTTGGATGGATATGTTAGCGTGGTCCGTAATCGGTATCGCGATTCTATGTCTGGTTTATCTGGTTTTCGATTTGTTGACTCCGAAATTCAAAGTGTGCGAACAAATCGCGAACGGGAACATGGCCATAGCGCAAATGCTTCGTTCCATCATCATCGGCGTGTCCATCGTAATCGGCACGTTCTTGATGTAAGCGTGGAAAAGCCGGCCCGATCCAAGAAAGTCGTTGGGTCGGGTTTTTTGTTTTGTGCGACGAAACGTGGCTTTTCTCCTCGTGGAATATGATATAATCTGTAGATAGTCAAGATTAGCTTCAGGAGGTGCGGGTTAAACCCTACCATGAGAAAAATTTATATTTTCGACACGACGCTTAGGGATGGAGAGCAATCTCCCGGCGTTAACTTGAACACGCAAGAGAAAGTGGAAATCGCCCTGCAATTGGAGAAGTTGGGCGTAGACCGGATCGAAGCGGGTTTCCCCGCGGCATCGCCGGGAGATTTAGCAGCGGTTAACGCAGTGGCCAGAGCCGTTAAAAATGCAACCGTTATCGGTCTTGCCCGTTCTAGGGAACAAGACGTGGATGCGGTAGTCGAAGCGCTTAAAGGGGCAAAAAATCCCGGGATTCATCTGTTTCTAGCGACATCGCCGATTCACCGCAAGCACAAGCTTCGGATGGAGAAAGAGCAAGTGTTGGAAACGGCGGATCGGGTCATTCGCTATGCCAAGCAGTTTTTCGATAAAGTCGAGTTTTCTCCGGAAGATGCCGGGCGCACGGAACTGGATTTCCTATGCGAAGTAACCGAAATGGCGATCAAAGCAGGAGCGACCGTCGTGAATATCCCCGACACGGTAGGCTATTTGACGCCTTATGAATTCGGCAATATATTCAAAACGTTGAAAGAAAAAGTACCTGGAATCGATACGATTCAGCTGTCGGCGCATTGTCACGACGACTTGGGTATGGCGACCGCCAACGCGCTAGCGGCTATTCTCAATGGCGCGGATCAAATCGAAGGTACCATTAACGGTATCGGCGAGCGCGCGGGTAACACTTCGCTGGAGGAAGTGGCGCTTACGCTCGCAACGCGGGCGGAATACTTCCAAGCCACGACGACGTTGAACTTGAAGGAGATTGCCCGTACAAGCCGCCTGGTAAGCAAGCTTACCGGCATGGTCGTACCGGGCAACAAAGCCATCGTAGGCGCCAACGCATTCGCGCACGAATCCGGCATCCATCAGGACGGCATGTTGAAGGAGAAAACGACTTACGAGATTATTTCTCCGGAGACGATCGGCCTTCGCGACAGTAAGCTCGTGCTCGGTAAGCATTCCGGCCGTCATGCGTTCCGCGAGAAACTCATCGATCTCGGCTACGAGCAATTGACGGAAGAGCAAGTGAACGCGGCGTTCGGCAAATTCAAGGATTTGGCCGATCGGAAGAAAAACGTGAGCGACGAGGATATTCGCGCGCTGCTCGAAGAGAAAATCATCGAAACGCCGGAAGTATTCGCCTTGGAGCAGCTTGTCGTTTCCTTCGACAGCCATGCTACCCCGTCGGCGACGGTTACGCTCAAGACACAGATGGGGATCGTGAAGCGCGAGTCGGAAGGCAATGGCTCCGTGGACGCGATCTACCAAGCGATCGACGCCCTTACCGGCGAAGTCGTAGAACTGGACGATTATACGATTAAATCGGTAACCGACGGTACGGATGCGCTTGGCGAAGTTCATGTCGTTCTTAAGCAAGGCGATTCTTCCGCGCAGGGCCGCGGAGTGAGCACGGATATTCTGGAAGCGAGCGCTCGCGCTTACG
Encoded proteins:
- a CDS encoding glutathionylspermidine synthase family protein → MRKMFHMALTHDEVFQGTIAEAIPYHRMYGKEYCLPSFLLYAPDEVQRIAIAAERVNGVYDKALRFAQRYLPDEFFERFLGIPPSLIPSSRVEVPYHAVSRQDWIVNGELMKCIENNSDTPSGIPETAWLAEALIGRCARLGNPSEGMRAAIQEAFRQLLGHYADSGLTGTLAFSCYDWHIEDKTNTLYVMEAVRELGYPAEFVPLDKLEIVPEDGLYSDGRRIDVLYRLYPLEYLVHDREEASDFPIGEALLKLVEDGKLGLINPAQSIITQSKGFMALIWSLYERNHLTEEAVGFTLFGKEECEAIENYLLPTYFEKTVFEATGAPYVSKGFWGREGKGVTLFDSKGDAENPSEWGSDDDTKIREYYENQPKVYQLRCEMEAAEVPTENGKYSGYVLTGAYVIGGRYAGLLPRIGEAVTGDMAYYCPAAVEIREES
- a CDS encoding 2-isopropylmalate synthase is translated as MRKIYIFDTTLRDGEQSPGVNLNTQEKVEIALQLEKLGVDRIEAGFPAASPGDLAAVNAVARAVKNATVIGLARSREQDVDAVVEALKGAKNPGIHLFLATSPIHRKHKLRMEKEQVLETADRVIRYAKQFFDKVEFSPEDAGRTELDFLCEVTEMAIKAGATVVNIPDTVGYLTPYEFGNIFKTLKEKVPGIDTIQLSAHCHDDLGMATANALAAILNGADQIEGTINGIGERAGNTSLEEVALTLATRAEYFQATTTLNLKEIARTSRLVSKLTGMVVPGNKAIVGANAFAHESGIHQDGMLKEKTTYEIISPETIGLRDSKLVLGKHSGRHAFREKLIDLGYEQLTEEQVNAAFGKFKDLADRKKNVSDEDIRALLEEKIIETPEVFALEQLVVSFDSHATPSATVTLKTQMGIVKRESEGNGSVDAIYQAIDALTGEVVELDDYTIKSVTDGTDALGEVHVVLKQGDSSAQGRGVSTDILEASARAYVDALNRLIDKRNAPARNRRDNVTLI
- a CDS encoding DUF350 domain-containing protein; the protein is MDNLAEDLLNVAIGLGVLLVVLVVGAFVFSKLTKFNDSEEINKGNQAAGLYFGSKLLGLCIIVAMVSYSSDSWMDMLAWSVIGIAILCLVYLVFDLLTPKFKVCEQIANGNMAIAQMLRSIIIGVSIVIGTFLM
- a CDS encoding potassium channel protein, whose product is MKVLHIIRKLSMKLIRLKSIFLLFGTIGFVLASASIIYLIEPVTFKERWFNAFYWVMTTIATVGYGDFYPTTVPGKAFAMFLYVFGIGLLSLVIGKIIDYFVEIHRKREAGLLKYQGNQHIILINWSKKAKLAAEEILSTDEDIEIVIVDDSDKHPFDHPKVFFVSGDPTSVDTLENASVHKARAAIIFSDSRIDDTSLVDGKSLLIASSIEKHAPEVHTTVEIVLEKHIQNFRHVKVNEFVLSYDAVSRLAVRAALHEGNIEIFTQLLSRQDGDDMFAIKADAAWKTYGDAFQALLLKGATLIADGSDMGINRKLNAAIPADARLYVIADKETITALRQEGR